TGGCTTCCTGCGTGGCCCTGGTAGGCGCCTGGTTCCATCGCATGTGGACGGTGTTCGGCAATCCGCTGCTTCCGCAGTTCAATGCGTGGTTCCAGTCGCCGCTTGCGCCGCAGACCATGGTGTCCGACACGCGCTGGTTGCCGAAGTCGCTCTCCGAGACCGTCGCCTGGCCGGCCGTGATGACCCTCGAACCGGGCCAGGTCGGCGAGTTGAAGATCGTCCAGGCCGTGTGGCTGCTCGTCTACCTGCTGCTGGTCTACTGGGGCGCGAGGTCCGTGATGGCGCGGCGGCGCGACAGCGGGCGGCCGCTGACGACGGTCGAGCGGCAGGTGCTGGTGTTCGTGTCCACGTCCTTCGTCGTCTGGATGGCGGTGTTCTGCATTCATCGCTACCTGGTGGCTGCGGAGATCGTCGCACCGCTGGCGCTGTGGATACTGGCCCGGCGCCTGTTTCCGCAGCGCGGCGTGCAGGTGGGCCGTGTGGCGGTGACCGCCTGCGCAATCGTGGCCGTGCTGGGATGGAGCACGTGGGGCAACGCCAAGCTGACCGGAAGTGGCTTCCACGTGGCCGGGCCGGAGCAGCAGCCGCGCGCCGCGAGCGTCGTCATGACGGGCATCACGCCACTGGCATGGATGCTGCCGTTCCTGCCCCGGTCGTACCGGTTCGTCGGCCTCGGGCCGGGCTTTCCGGAAGGGCCGGGCTACGTTCCCCGCGCCCGCCAGATACTCGGCACGACCCCGGGGCGCGTGTTCGCCATCGTGCCAGCGGTCGACGACAGCAAGTTGCGAAAAGTCGCGCGCATGAACCGCACGGCGACCTGGCTGGGCCTGGACCGGCGCTGCGACCGCATCGCCTGGCTCTCGCGGAAACTGAAGCTTGATTCCCGGCCGGCCGCACGCGGCGGTTGTGAGTTCGCATTGCCCAGCCACAAGCGTCTGGACGTGGCGGCGGCGGATGCACGGATGCAGGAGAAGGCCGATGCGATCCTTTCCAGCTACGGGATGGCGCTGCGCGCCGGCTCGTGCGTCCGCCACGAAGCAGGCATCGGAGGTGACGCGCTCCCCTATCAGTGGTGCCGGATCGAAACCACCCCGTGGGCCGGACCCGAGGTGGCAGACAGAGGGCGCGCGATCGCGGCCGGGGCGGGCCGCCACGCCGGCGAGTCGCCGCAGGCAGCGCCACTGGCATACTCGAAGCAGTAAGTCCCGCCACCTGCACTGCCACCGCCACAGACACGCACATGAACTGGATCGACCTTCGCAGCGACACCGTCACCGAACCCACCGGCGCCATGCGCGAGGCGATGCTGCGCGCGCCCGTCGGCGATGACGTCTACGGCGAAGACCCGACCGTCAACGCGTTGCAGCAGCGGCTGGCCGACGACCTGGGCTTCGCCGCCGGGCTGTTCGTGCCAAGCGGCACGCAGTCGAACCTGATCGGGTTGATGGCGCACTGCCAGCGTGGTGACGAGTACATCGTCGGCATGGATGCGCATACCTACAAGTACGAAGGCGGCGGCGCCGCAGTGCTGGGTTCCATCCAGCCGCAGCCGGTGGTGCAGGCCGACGATGGCAGCCTGCCGCTGGACGTGGTCGAGCGGGTCATCAAGCCGGTGGACCCGCACTTCGCGCGCACGCGACTGCTGTGCCTGGAGAACACCTGGCACGGCCGGCCCTTGCCCCTGGCGTACCTGGCGCAGGCGCGCGCGCTGTGTGACCGGCGAGGGCTGGCGCTGCACCTGGACGGGGCGCGGCTGTTCAACGCGGCGGTGGCGCTGGGCGTTCCGGCCCGCGAGATCACGCGGCACTTCGACAGCGTGTCGGTGTGCCTGTCGAAAGGATTGGGTGCACCGGTGGGCTCGGTTCTGCTGGGCACGCAGGCGCTGATCGACACGGCCAGGCGCTGGCGCAAGGTGGTCGGCGGCGGCATGCGCCAAGCCGGCATTCTCGCCGCGGCCGGGTCCTATGCGCTGGACAACAACATCGCGCGACTGGCCAATGACCATGCCCGCGCGAAGCGGCTGGCCGATGGCCTGGGCGGTTTGTCCGGGCTGCGGGTGGTCGCGCAGCACACCAACATGGTGTTCATCGATGTACCGGTGGAGCGGCACGATGCATTGCGCGGCGTGCTGGAGCAGGCGCGCATCCGGGTGTCGATCGGCTACACGCCGGCTATCCGGCTGGTGACGCACCTGGATGTGGATGATGCGGGTGTCGATCGGGTGATCGAGGCGCTGCGCGGAGAGGGATAGCCAGGCCTACTTCGCCAGCCAGCGAACCATCTTGTCGATCGCGCCGCTGTACGGCGGCTTGAGCAGGTCGCTGGCGGCCATGCGGCGCTGGCGGAAGACCGGCAGCAGCTTGCTGAAGGTGTCGAAACCGGTGCGGCCGTGGATCGCGCCGATGCCACTGGGGCCGATGCCGCCGAAGGGCAGGTCGTGCGCGCCGAAGTGCAACAGCGTGTCGTTGACGGTGACGCCGCCGGACAGCGTGTTGGCGAGGATCTTCTCGACCTTGCTGTTGTCGTTGCTGAACGGGTACAGCGCCAGCGGGCGCTCGAGCGACTGCACCTGCGCGATCGCCTCGTCGAGCGTGCGGTAGCCCAGCACCGGCAGGATCGGGCCGAAGATCTCGTGGCGCATCACCTCGGCATCGCGCGGCGGATCCAGCACCAGCGTCGGCGGGAACAGGCGGTCCTGCGCATTGCGCACGCGCGCTTCGTCATCGAGGTTGGGCGTCACCGGCTCGATCACGGTCAGGCCGCGCGCACGTGCATCGTCGACGTAGCCGCGCAGTCGCGCGAACTGCCCGTCGTTGATGATGCGGGTGTAGTCGTGCGGTGCCTTGAAGTCGCCATAGCGCGAACGCAACTCGGCGTTCATCGCCTCGACGAAAGCGTCGCGGCGCGCCGCATCGATCAGCACATAGTCGACGCCGATGCAGGTCTGCCCGGCGTTGAACCACTTGCCGGTGGCGATGCGCGCGGCGGCGCGGTCGAGCGGGTAGTCGGCGCAGACGATCGCCGGTGCCTTGCCGCCCAGCTCCAGCGTGACCGGGGTGAGGTTGGGCGCGGCCGCAGCCATCACCTTGCGCCCGACCGCCGTCGAACCGGTGAACAACAGGTGGTCGAACGGCAATCCGGCAAAGGCCGATCCGACTTCCGGCCCGCCCAGCGCAACCGCGACGCGGTCGGCCGGGAACACATCGGCCAGCAGCTCGCGCATCCACAGGCTGGTGCGCGGCGCGTGCTCGGACGGCTTGAGGTAGACGTGGTTGCCGGCCGCGATCGCCGACACCAGCGGCACCAGGGCCAGGTTCACCGGGTAGTTCCACGGCGACAGGATGCCGACCACGCCAACCGGCTCCGGGCGGATCTGCGCGCTTGCCGGCCAGAAGCGCCAGCCGACCGCGGCGCGACGCG
Above is a genomic segment from Lysobacter sp. S4-A87 containing:
- a CDS encoding coniferyl aldehyde dehydrogenase gives rise to the protein MDITADTPLDELAATRERLGQAWQKKKPDYAQRRADLLRLRDAFRARIADMHAAIRADFGHRSQHENLLSEAMIVLAELDHALGHLRRWMRPRRAAVGWRFWPASAQIRPEPVGVVGILSPWNYPVNLALVPLVSAIAAGNHVYLKPSEHAPRTSLWMRELLADVFPADRVAVALGGPEVGSAFAGLPFDHLLFTGSTAVGRKVMAAAAPNLTPVTLELGGKAPAIVCADYPLDRAAARIATGKWFNAGQTCIGVDYVLIDAARRDAFVEAMNAELRSRYGDFKAPHDYTRIINDGQFARLRGYVDDARARGLTVIEPVTPNLDDEARVRNAQDRLFPPTLVLDPPRDAEVMRHEIFGPILPVLGYRTLDEAIAQVQSLERPLALYPFSNDNSKVEKILANTLSGGVTVNDTLLHFGAHDLPFGGIGPSGIGAIHGRTGFDTFSKLLPVFRQRRMAASDLLKPPYSGAIDKMVRWLAK
- a CDS encoding glycosyltransferase 87 family protein, which produces MAIALDRAHRPMAWISRRYGFTGWRNVMAAAVTVAVLAGVASMMLGQDSNADLRNYHLYGAYAYLTDRLELDLAPAGLQSYLPPLLDVPYYLMATHLPPFAGAFLMGLWHGLSFILVAGIAWVALGNDPLRASRAPLLGLAGVLSGAFLSELGNTMGDNSTAPLVLAALLAAISLRDDGGKSFPRLAACGLVLGLAVGLKLTNAVFAVAVAAALLASQRPLRQRFADVAIVATFALASCVALVGAWFHRMWTVFGNPLLPQFNAWFQSPLAPQTMVSDTRWLPKSLSETVAWPAVMTLEPGQVGELKIVQAVWLLVYLLLVYWGARSVMARRRDSGRPLTTVERQVLVFVSTSFVVWMAVFCIHRYLVAAEIVAPLALWILARRLFPQRGVQVGRVAVTACAIVAVLGWSTWGNAKLTGSGFHVAGPEQQPRAASVVMTGITPLAWMLPFLPRSYRFVGLGPGFPEGPGYVPRARQILGTTPGRVFAIVPAVDDSKLRKVARMNRTATWLGLDRRCDRIAWLSRKLKLDSRPAARGGCEFALPSHKRLDVAAADARMQEKADAILSSYGMALRAGSCVRHEAGIGGDALPYQWCRIETTPWAGPEVADRGRAIAAGAGRHAGESPQAAPLAYSKQ
- the ltaE gene encoding low-specificity L-threonine aldolase: MNWIDLRSDTVTEPTGAMREAMLRAPVGDDVYGEDPTVNALQQRLADDLGFAAGLFVPSGTQSNLIGLMAHCQRGDEYIVGMDAHTYKYEGGGAAVLGSIQPQPVVQADDGSLPLDVVERVIKPVDPHFARTRLLCLENTWHGRPLPLAYLAQARALCDRRGLALHLDGARLFNAAVALGVPAREITRHFDSVSVCLSKGLGAPVGSVLLGTQALIDTARRWRKVVGGGMRQAGILAAAGSYALDNNIARLANDHARAKRLADGLGGLSGLRVVAQHTNMVFIDVPVERHDALRGVLEQARIRVSIGYTPAIRLVTHLDVDDAGVDRVIEALRGEG